The DNA sequence TATCCTCAATCTCAACGCCAAGGTCCATTGCAACCTGATATAATTTCTGTTCATCCTTTATTTCATAACCTGGAATTTCTCCTTTAGCAGCCAATAAGAAGACCTCTGCAACTCCCCTGCCATGATCTGAATGAGACGCTGCACCTGCCGCTATCATCCTGATAAAATTTCGAGCTGCTATTGTCTCCGCTGTTGCTCCACATAGCCCTACCTTCTGCTCTACTCCTTCCTTCTTTGGTAGCGGAACGCGGCATGGTCCCATTGAACAATTTTTACAACAACTGCCATCTGCGCCAATGGGGCAGGGTTTCATATCCGCGGCTCTATCAAAGACTGTGCTAATTCCATCTTTCTTTGCTTTATCATAGGCCTTAATTGTAGCTTCATCTATGCTAATCTTGTCCATATTATTCCTCCCTTAAATTATTACGTTAGCTAAGATATATGCTTGTAGATTGTACCAACATCTATATTGAATATTTTTTATTTTCCCGAATTATATAATACTCCCAGCTAAACTAATAATAGTAATGATTATTATTGTCAAGATTAATTTATTTTTTTTTTTTTTTTACATTATGGAATCATTTTATAAAGCTAAAGAGAAAAAATGGGCTATTATCTCACTTTGACAGGTCATTCTTAGGAATACAGCAATCTTATTATGATTCTAATCTATAAAGACTCCTGCATTCGCAGGAATGACATTGAGGTTTAACCTGTTTTTGGGTAATAAATAAACTATATCGCTATAACGACGTATACTTATCAATATTCATAATTATTCGGGATTGTATTTTCCGTGCGTATAATTATTTTTTTATATAATGGCGTTCCTGTAAGAGTTGATATTTAAGAAATTGATGCTGAATATCAACGATTACATGCGATTATATCCGTTTATACTCAGTGAAAACGGTATAATATACTTTTTACAGTAACAGGATATAATTACATTTAAATTTCAAAGGAGAATTTTTATGAAGAGATTTGCAAGTATGGTTTTTGTTGGTTTAGTTATGTTTTTGGGCATAGGCTTAGTCGGATGCGGAGATGATGATGGAGGCAGTGACAAACCGATCATACCGGGCTCAATAGCTGTCACGGGCGTATCGCTGAACAAGAGCAGCACAACCATAGGTTTAGGTTCAACTGAGCAGTTGACAGCCACAGTTGAGCCAGCGGATGCTACGGATCAGAGTGTGAGCTGGTTAAGCGACAATGAAGGCGTTGCCACAGTGGCATCAGATGGCACGGTTAGCGCA is a window from the Spirochaetota bacterium genome containing:
- a CDS encoding Ig-like domain-containing protein, which encodes MKRFASMVFVGLVMFLGIGLVGCGDDDGGSDKPIIPGSIAVTGVSLNKSSTTIGLGSTEQLTATVEPADATDQSVSWLSDNEGVATVASDGTVSAVAVGTATITVTTTDGGFTAVCEVMVIPKDMVYVPGGTFQMGYDGVATPVHEVTLSSFYMGKYEVTNA